The proteins below are encoded in one region of Rhododendron vialii isolate Sample 1 chromosome 7a, ASM3025357v1:
- the LOC131333662 gene encoding FCS-Like Zinc finger 1-like: MRSAALSNAGYRECNQGSHFLESCFLCRKPLGQNNDIFMYRGNTPFCSQECRQEQMETDEADEAKEKRWKVPSSKKALRQTTAAEPTKKPSSFVAVA, from the exons ATGAGGTCAGCAGCTCTATCTAACGCCGGGTATAGAGAGTGCAACCAGGGATCCCATTTTCTTGAATCCTGTTTTCTGTGCAGAAAACCACTTGGTCAGAACAATGACATATTCATGTACAG AGGGAACACACCATTTTGCAGCCAAGAATGCAGGCAAGAACAGATGGAAACAGATGAGGCAGATGAGGCTAAAGAGAAGAGATGGAAAGTCCCATCTTCCAAAAAAGCCCTCAGACAAACAACTGCTGCTGAACCCACCAAGAAACCATCTAGTTTTGTTGCAGTGGCTTAG
- the LOC131334088 gene encoding pentatricopeptide repeat-containing protein At1g63130, mitochondrial-like, producing the protein MIKQQQAHVLKVFSQNFCPFLLVEIMKLFGNRQISFAFFKFYSSGDDYSEGTVRACCMAAHLLAAEGFRPSAQDLLSWVVARIGLGRSWEVVEYMCSEHYKYETDFSVLDSLMRAFLNADMVPRAMEMVDRMREVGTKPSSSAVSILFKLLLRIGDYGSVWKLFRDMVDKGPRPSNYTFNVMILGFVRKGYLEIGEYLSYMMEKFQLEPDVYAYNILINAYCIRGRTSDGLALLRFMIERGCNPSNVTFNTLINALCMEGNVVEARKLFHGIREMGVFPNTIMYNTLMNGYVKARAIGQANMLYEEMRNAGVPPDGVTFNILVAGHYRYGREEDGDRLLRDLSMSGLLPDSSLSDISVAGLCWAGRLDEAMGILEEMLEKGMTVGLIAFNSVIAAYSSAGVEDRAFEAYKLMVNYGLSPSSSTCSSLLMALCGKGRLLEARELMNGMIDKGFPVNKVAFTVLLDGCFKMGDIPAAQSLWEEMERRGMSPDAVAFSAIIDGLSKAGLVEEAYSVFLKMSKKGFVPNNYVYNSLIGGFVNCGRLSEALKLEKEMRQIGLVPDVFTINIIINGFCKQGRMKSAVDTFMDMYRMGLTPDIVTYNTLISGYCKAFDMVNLDNFVNKLHASGWDPDITTYNVRIHGFCSSRRMNQAVMMLDELVSSGVVPNTVTYNTMMTGVCNDILDRAMILTAKLLKMAFVPNIVTTNLLLSHLCKQGLPERTLMWGQKLSEICVDFDEITFKILDRAYRDIQEDAHYSRGTSGKSLFLDFLMYITYDYLCRYRTPSEKGKHSFQLTNSGPSRLCNVSIRTPGVIF; encoded by the coding sequence ATGATAAAACAGCAGCAAGCCCATGTGTTAAAGGTTTTTTCACAAAACTTCTGCCCTTTCCTTCTTGTAGAGATCATGAAACTGTTTGGAAACAGGCAGATTTCCTTCgcatttttcaagttttattcaTCTGGGGATGATTATTCAGAGGGGACAGTGCGGGCGTGCTGCATGGCGGCGCATCTTTTGGCGGCCGAGGGATTTCGGCCGTCGGCCCAAGATTTGCTGTCATGGGTTGTGGCCAGAATCGGATTGGGTAGGAGTTGGGAGGTGGTGGAATACATGTGCAGTGAGCATTACAAATACGAGACGGATTTCTCGGTTCTTGATTCGCTTATGCGTGCTTTCTTGAACGCGGATATGGTTCCGCGAGCCATGGAGATGGTGGATAGGATGAGGGAGGTTGGAACGAAGCCTAGCTCGTCAGCTGTTAGTattcttttcaaattgttgTTAAGGATTGGGGACTATGGTAGTGTTTGGAAGTTATTTAGGGATATGGTTGATAAAGGACCTCGTCCTTCGAATTATACTTTCAACGTGATGATCCTTGGGTTTGTTCGTAAAGGGTATCTCGAAATTGGAGAGTATTTATCTTACATGATGGAAAAGTTTCAATTGGAACCAGATGTGTATGCATATAACATTTTGATCAATGCGTACTGCATTAGGGGCCGAACATCAGATGGGTTGGCTTTGTTGCGTTTCATGATTGAAAGAGGCTGTAATCCTAGCAATGTTACGTTTAATACACTTATCAATGCCTTGTGCATGGAGGGAAATGTGGTTGAGGCAAGGAAACTGTTTCACGGGATTCGAGAGATGGGTGTATTTCCAAACACCATTATGTACAACACTTTGATGAATGGATATGTCAAGGCTAGGGCCATTGGTCAGGCAAACATGCTTTATGAAGAAATGAGGAACGCGGGTGTTCCACCTGATGGTGTAACTTTTAATATTTTGGTTGCCGGACATTATAGATATGGAAGGGAAGAAGATGGTGATAGGTTGTTGAGAGATTTGTCCATGTCTGGATTGCTTCCTGATTCTTCACTGTCTGATATATCAGTTGCAGGATTGTGTTGGGCTGGACGTTTGGATGAGGCCATGGGAATTCTGGAAGAAATGCTTGAAAAAGGAATGACAGTTGGTCTAATTGCTTTCAACTCTGTTATTGCGGCTTACAGCAGTGCAGGGGTAGAAGACCGAGCCTTTGAAGCCTATAAACTTATGGTGAACTATGGGCTCAGTCCATCATCTTCCACGTGTAGTTCTCTCTTAATGGCTTTGTGCGGAAAAGGGAGGCTGCTAGAAGCGAGGGAACTGATGAATGGAATGATAGATAAAGGATTTCCTGTTAATAAAGTGGCTTTCACCGTGCTTTTAGATGGATGTTTCAAAATGGGGGACATTCCGGCTGCTCAAAGCCTGTGGGAGGAAATGGAGAGAAGAGGGATGTCTCCTGATGCTGTCGCCTTCTCTGCCATAATTGATGGACTTTCCAAAGCAGGTCTTGTCGAGGAGGCATACAGCgtgtttttgaaaatgtcaaagaaAGGGTTTGTTCCTAATAATTATGTGTACAATTCACTTATTGGTGGATTTGTTAACTGTGGCAGATTAAGTGAAGCACTGAAGTTGGAGAAGGAAATGCGACAGATAGGTCTTGTTCCTGATGTTTTCACCATTAACATAATCATTAATGGGTTTTGCAAACAAGGTAGGATGAAATCAGCAGTTGATACTTTCATGGATATGTACCGGATGGGATTGACACCAGATATTGTTACTTACAATACTTTGATCAGTGGGTATTGCAAAGCTTTTGACATGGTGAATTTGGATAATTTTGTGAATAAATTGCATGCCAGCGGGTGGGACCCTGATATTACAACCTATAATGTTCGCATCCATGGGTTTTGTAGTAGTCGGAGAATGAATCAAGCTGTGATGATGTTGGATGAGCTTGTTTCGTCAGGTGTTGTTCCGAATACAGTTACGTATAACACAATGATGACCGGTGTTTGCAATGACATACTGGACCGTGCGATGATTTTGACGGCAAAATTGCTTAAGATGGCTTTTGTTCCCAATATTGTTACCACTAACTTGTTGCTGTCTCATCTTTGTAAGCAAGGGCTGCCAGAGAGGACCTTGATGTGGGGCCAGAAGTTAAGTGAGATTTGTGTTGATTTCGATGAAATCACCTTTAAGATACTAGATAGGGCATATCGTGACATTCAAGAAGACGCACATTACTCAAGAGGAACATCAGGAAAGAGCCTCTTTCTTGACTTCTTGATGTACATCACTTACGACTATTTGTGCAGATATAGGACCCCTAGTGAGAAAGGTAAACATTCTTTTCAGCTAACCAACAGTGGTCCTAGTCGGTTGTGCAATGTTTCCATTAGGACCCCTGGTGTTATTTTTTAG
- the LOC131334089 gene encoding DNA gyrase subunit A, chloroplastic/mitochondrial-like isoform X1 — MLQELLEYMPGPDFPTGGLIMGTAGILEAYRTGRGRVVVRGKTDIEFLDSKTKRSAIIIKEIPYQTNKASLVEKIAELVENKSLEGISDIRDESDRSGMRIVIELKRGSDPSIVLNNLYHLTALQSGFSCNMVGILNGKPHLMGLKELLQRWRLRVGLNMYCCRSSDMDSRPANVKRWKNQQRSMRGIACCLEKLSVGLQL, encoded by the exons ATG CTGCAAGAATTGCTGGAATACATGCCAGGACCTGATTTTCCAACTGGTGGTCTAATAATGGGTACCGCTGG CATCTTAGAAGCTTATCGAACTGGGCGAGGACGGGTCGTTGTCAGAGGAAAGACTGATATTGAATTTCTTGATTCTAAAACGAAGCGATCTGCTATTATTATAAAAGAA ATTCCATACCAGACTAACAAAGCCTCCCTCGTTGAGAAAATTGCTGAGCTTGTGGAAAATAAG AGTTTAGAAGGCATTAGTGACATTCGTGATGAGAGTGATAGATCCGGAATGCGTATTGTCATTGAG CTTAAGCGAGGATCTGATCCATCCATCGTCCTTAATAATCTGTATCATCTTACTGCTCTTCAATCTGGCTTTAGCTGCAACATGGTGGG CATACTTAATGGAAAACCTCATCTGATGGGCTTGAAAGAATTGCTCCAG CGTTGGAGGCTCCGGGTAGGATTAAACATGTACTGCTGCCGATCCTCAGATATGGATAGTAGACCAGCAAATGTCAAGAGATGGAAAAATCAGCAAAGATCCATGCGGGGAATAGCATGTTGTTTGGAGAAGCTCTCAGTCGGACTCCAACTATGA
- the LOC131334089 gene encoding DNA gyrase subunit A, chloroplastic/mitochondrial-like isoform X2, protein MIQAYMAYAMSVLLGRALPDVHDGLKPVHRRILFAIHELGLSSRKPYKKCARVVGEVLGKFHPHGDTAVYDSLVRMAQDFSLRSPLIRGHGHFGSIDADPPAAMRYTECRLEALTEAMLLADLDQDTVDFVPNFDNSQKEPSLLPARIPNLLLNGSSGIAVGMATNIPPHNLGNWWMLSLS, encoded by the exons ATGATACAAGCTTACATGGCGTATGCAATGTCGGTGTTGCTTGGCCGAGCTTTGCCGGATGTTCACGACGGGTTGAAGCCTGTTCACAGGCGGATATT GTTTGCAATACATGAATTGGGCCTGTCATCACGAAAACCCTACAAGAAGTGTGCAAGAGTTGTTGGAGAA GTTCTTGGTAAGTTTCATCCTCATGGGGACACTGCTGTATATGATTCCCTGGTTCGGATGGCGCAG GATTTCTCTTTACGCAGCCCACTCATTCGAGGGCATGGACATTTTGGTTCGATTGATGCAGATCCTCCTGCTGCTATGCGTTACACAGAGTGCAGACTGGAA GCACTTACTGAAGCAATGCTGTTGGCTGATTTGGACCAAGATACA GTAGATTTTGTCCCAAATTTTGACAATTCTCAAAAGGAACCATCGCTCTTACCCGCTCGAATCCCAAATTTGTTGTTGAATGGTTCGTCTGGCATTGCG GTTGGAATGGCTACCAACATTCCTCCTCATAATCTGGGGAATTGGTGGATGCTCTCTCTGTCTTGA
- the LOC131331959 gene encoding E3 ubiquitin-protein ligase ATL4-like codes for MPRILSRLDAPPPPPPLLATAATTMPHLIYEGGENQRPSSPFSSAIIAILIIASALILSSSLYLLLRCLARHRHRSRTFAAVEDNVFPSSINNHRDSRRDHCSVNSLPLFTFNSVTGNLANGGDCAVCLSKFEASDRLRLLPLCCHAFHAECIDAWLSSNQTCPLCRSTVHPTESDALDKILPSEERPTSFRVEIGSISWRQGSEIHSGYNRRSYSIGSFDYIVDGDYEVSVGSTTHRRGSSVDKESIAISLETLAGEVSRRSWLRDYVDHLASISTRTVSFRSSRWFSGCSSRRSDDVVGAVDLESNRIGEDISEFFRWISGV; via the coding sequence ATGCCTCGTATACTCTCTCGGTTGGAtgcgccgccgccgccgccgccactccTCGCCACGGCGGCGACAACAATGCCACATCTCATCTACGAAGGCGGCGAAAACCAGCGGCCTTCATCACCGTTTTCTTCCGCTATTATCGCTATACTCATCATCGCTTCCGCTCTCATCCTCTCCTCGTCTCTCTACCTCCTCCTCCGCTGCCTCGCTCGCCACCGCCACCGCAGCCGCACATTCGCCGCCGTAGAAGACAACGTCTTCCCCTCTTCTATCAACAACCACCGGGATTCACGGCGAGATCACTGTTCCGTCAACTCCCTTCCTCTCTTCACCTTCAATTCCGTCACCGGAAACCTTGCTAACGGCGGAGACTGCGCCGTATGTTTGTCGAAGTTCGAGGCCAGTGATCGGCTCCGGCTGCTTCCACTGTGTTGCCACGCGTTCCACGCCGAGTGCATCGACGCCTGGCTCTCGTCCAACCAAACATGTCCGCTCTGCAGGTCCACGGTACACCCGACCGAGTCCGATGCACTAGATAAAATCCTGCCGTCCGAAGAAAGACCAACCAGTTTCAGAGTCGAAATCGGAAGCATTAGTTGGCGGCAGGGATCGGAGATCCATTCCGGCTATAATCGGAGGTCGTACTCGATCGGCTCCTTCGACTACATTGTCGACGGAGATTACGAGGTTTCCGTGGGGTCCACCACACACCGGCGAGGGAGCTCCGTTGACAAGGAGTCCATTGCAATTTCGTTGGAGACTTTAGCCGGCGAAGTATCGCGGAGAAGCTGGTTGAGAGATTACGTGGACCACCTTGCGTCGATTTCCACTCGCACGGTGTCATTTCGGAGCTCTCGTTGGTTTAGCGGATGCAGCAGTCGTCGGAGTGATGATGTAGTTGGCGCCGTCGACTTGGAGTCCAATAGGATCGGTGAAGACATTAGCGAGTTTTTCCGGTGGATATCAGGGGTATGA
- the LOC131331961 gene encoding ATP synthase subunit delta', mitochondrial-like yields the protein MFRQAASRVLSRSSAAARARPFSTDLAAAASPDETFVEAWKKVIPNIEPPKTPLSFMTPRPATPSSIPSKLTVNFVLPYASELSTKEVDMVIIPASTGQMGVLPGHVATIAELKPGVMSVHEGDKVVKYFVSSGFAFVHSNSYADIIAVEAVPIDQIDPALVQKGLADFTQKLSSASTDLEKAEAQIGVDVHSALNSALTG from the exons ATGTTCCGCCAAGCAGCCAGTCGCGTTCTCTCCCGATCCTCCGCCGCCGCCAGGGCTCGGCCGTTCTCCACCGATCTTGCGGCAGCTGCGTCGCCCGACGAGACCTTCGTGGAGGCGTGGAAGAAAGTGATCCCCAACATCGAACCTCCCAAGACTCCTTTGTCCTTCATGACCCCCCGCCCTGCGACGCCGTCTTCGATCCCTTCCAAGCTCACCGTCAATTTCGTACTTCCTTATGCCTCTGAGCTTTCCACCAAAGAG GTTGACATGGTCATAATCCCAGCTTCAACCGGACAGATGGGTGTCCTTCCGGGGCACGTGGCAACAATCGCTGAGCTGAAACCTGGGGTTATGTCCGTGCACGAAGGGGACAAAGTGGTCAAGTATTTTGTCAGCAGCGGTTTTGCATTTGTTCATTCAAACTCTTATGCAGATATAATTGCTGTTGAGGCAGTGCCAATTGACCAAATTGACCCTGCCCTCGTCCAAAAGGGTCTTGCGGACTTCACCCAGAAACTGAGCTCGGCCTCTACCGATTTGGAAAAAGCCGAAGCCCAAATCGGAGTGGATGTGCATAGTGCTCTCAACTCTGCTCTCACAGGCTAG
- the LOC131334089 gene encoding DNA gyrase subunit A, chloroplastic/mitochondrial-like isoform X3 encodes MYLFPGIGEGTLLSGCRIISDGMLQVAAEWFAIHELGLSSRKPYKKCARVVGEVLGKFHPHGDTAVYDSLVRMAQDFSLRSPLIRGHGHFGSIDADPPAAMRYTECRLEALTEAMLLADLDQDTVDFVPNFDNSQKEPSLLPARIPNLLLNGSSGIAVGMATNIPPHNLGNWWMLSLS; translated from the exons ATGTACCTCTTTCCAGG GATTGGAGAAGGTACCCTGTTATCTGGCTGTAGGATTATCTCTGATGGCATGTTACAGGTAGCAGCTGAGTG GTTTGCAATACATGAATTGGGCCTGTCATCACGAAAACCCTACAAGAAGTGTGCAAGAGTTGTTGGAGAA GTTCTTGGTAAGTTTCATCCTCATGGGGACACTGCTGTATATGATTCCCTGGTTCGGATGGCGCAG GATTTCTCTTTACGCAGCCCACTCATTCGAGGGCATGGACATTTTGGTTCGATTGATGCAGATCCTCCTGCTGCTATGCGTTACACAGAGTGCAGACTGGAA GCACTTACTGAAGCAATGCTGTTGGCTGATTTGGACCAAGATACA GTAGATTTTGTCCCAAATTTTGACAATTCTCAAAAGGAACCATCGCTCTTACCCGCTCGAATCCCAAATTTGTTGTTGAATGGTTCGTCTGGCATTGCG GTTGGAATGGCTACCAACATTCCTCCTCATAATCTGGGGAATTGGTGGATGCTCTCTCTGTCTTGA